Proteins from one Oscillatoria nigro-viridis PCC 7112 genomic window:
- a CDS encoding prepilin peptidase, whose product MEIIFNCLVTAIVFIVGSAIGSFLNVVVYRLPAGLSVIHPPSRCPKCLNQLRNYENIPVFGWLWLRGRCNHCRSRISARYPLVEAATGLLFLLIFWRFGVTVQTLGFWALFSWLLALSLIDCDTMTLPNSLTRSGLVVGLVFQMAKGWWPTFSPIDSIHYLVLDGIAGAVVGLWLFDAIGLAGSIGLGQNAMGAGDTKLAALMGAWLGWKYLLLAGFIACIVGAFAGGGAIALGLLDRRQPMPFGPFLALGAAITALWGEAILSTYLQLFFPNFSF is encoded by the coding sequence ATGGAAATAATCTTTAATTGCCTTGTGACGGCGATCGTCTTTATTGTCGGATCTGCTATTGGCAGCTTTCTAAATGTGGTAGTCTATCGGTTGCCTGCGGGTTTGTCGGTGATCCACCCTCCTTCTCGCTGTCCCAAATGTTTAAATCAACTCAGAAATTACGAAAATATACCCGTGTTCGGTTGGCTGTGGCTGCGGGGACGCTGCAATCACTGCCGCAGTCGGATTTCTGCCCGCTATCCGTTGGTGGAAGCCGCTACGGGTTTGCTGTTTTTGTTAATCTTCTGGCGGTTTGGCGTAACAGTGCAAACTCTGGGTTTTTGGGCTTTGTTTAGCTGGCTGTTGGCTTTGTCTTTGATAGATTGCGATACAATGACTTTGCCTAATTCTTTAACTCGATCGGGTTTGGTGGTCGGATTGGTTTTCCAAATGGCGAAAGGTTGGTGGCCGACATTTAGTCCGATCGACTCGATACACTATCTGGTACTCGATGGGATCGCCGGAGCAGTTGTCGGGTTGTGGCTGTTTGACGCGATCGGACTCGCCGGTTCGATCGGGCTCGGGCAGAATGCTATGGGCGCCGGAGATACCAAATTGGCCGCCTTGATGGGAGCTTGGCTGGGGTGGAAATACTTGCTGCTAGCGGGATTCATCGCCTGTATAGTCGGGGCTTTTGCCGGTGGCGGGGCGATCGCCCTGGGGTTGCTCGATCGGCGTCAACCCATGCCTTTCGGCCCCTTTCTGGCTCTCGGTGCAGCAATTACTGCTCTGTGGGGGGAAGCCATCTTATCTACTTACTTGCAGTTGTTTTTCCCGAATTTTAGTTTCTGA
- a CDS encoding glycosyltransferase family 2 protein, producing the protein MNDTPKYSLVIPIYNEEENLAELYRRISAVMERMDGPVELILINDGSRDRSLELLRELHEKDSRICYLSFARNFGHQIAVTAGLNFSRGQVVVIMDGDLQDPPELIIDMVEQWRQGYQVVYAQRTQRRQEGWFKRLPAYMYYRILRHLADVDIPIDTGDFCLMDRCVVDVLNAMPERNRYIRGLRAWIGFKQTAVKFERDPRFAGEVKYTFRKSLSLAMNGLVSFSKVPLRLSIYLGLFAAFASVLMAFLILYWRLFNPNSALTGLTIVMMAVFFLGAVQLVSIGILGQYIGRIYEEVKGRPLYTLAEVAGFDPVSQKNGK; encoded by the coding sequence ATGAACGATACACCTAAGTATTCCTTGGTAATTCCTATCTATAACGAAGAAGAAAATCTCGCTGAATTGTATCGGCGAATTAGTGCCGTGATGGAGCGAATGGACGGCCCAGTAGAATTAATTTTAATCAATGATGGCAGTCGCGATCGCTCTCTCGAACTTTTGCGAGAATTGCACGAAAAAGACTCGCGAATCTGTTACCTCAGTTTTGCCCGCAATTTCGGTCATCAAATAGCTGTAACTGCTGGTTTAAACTTTTCTAGAGGTCAAGTTGTAGTCATCATGGACGGGGATTTGCAAGACCCCCCAGAGCTAATTATAGATATGGTAGAACAGTGGCGGCAGGGCTATCAAGTTGTGTATGCTCAACGCACTCAACGCCGTCAAGAAGGTTGGTTTAAGCGGTTGCCGGCTTATATGTATTATCGCATTTTGCGCCATCTTGCTGATGTTGATATTCCGATAGATACCGGAGATTTTTGTTTGATGGATAGGTGCGTCGTGGATGTACTCAACGCCATGCCCGAACGTAACCGCTACATTCGGGGACTGCGGGCTTGGATTGGTTTTAAACAAACGGCGGTTAAGTTTGAACGCGATCCGCGCTTTGCAGGCGAGGTTAAGTATACCTTCAGAAAATCTTTAAGTTTGGCGATGAATGGTTTAGTATCTTTTTCAAAAGTTCCCCTCCGACTTTCGATTTATCTGGGGTTATTTGCTGCATTTGCCTCTGTACTGATGGCTTTTTTGATTTTGTATTGGCGGCTTTTTAATCCAAATTCTGCCTTAACTGGTTTGACAATTGTGATGATGGCGGTTTTCTTTTTGGGTGCGGTACAGTTGGTCAGTATTGGGATTTTGGGCCAGTATATAGGGCGGATTTATGAGGAGGTGAAGGGCCGGCCACTTTATACGCTGGCAGAAGTTGCTGGTTTCGATCCAGTTAGTCAAAAAAATGGTAAATAA
- a CDS encoding TenA family protein, translated as MTNSNDLWQANQDLSEACLQHLFVRGIADGSLPQNSFAYYVAQDAFFLRAFARAYSIAAAKAPDWEGFEILHNLGSGVLEELRLHQGYAAKLGVNLQEAKPGIATRHYTDFLLATAWGSGVGLTVAAMTPCLRLYAFLGQQLAKPNIPEHAFSDWIFTYSSRDFEILAKRLESLVDRYAEAGPEVEATYRYAMLCERGASQFGKYIKLKVDR; from the coding sequence ATGACAAATTCTAATGATCTTTGGCAAGCAAATCAAGACTTAAGCGAAGCTTGTCTGCAACATCTTTTTGTCAGAGGGATTGCTGACGGCAGCCTCCCCCAAAATAGTTTTGCATATTACGTTGCACAAGACGCATTTTTTCTGCGAGCTTTCGCTCGCGCTTATAGTATCGCTGCGGCAAAAGCACCCGACTGGGAGGGGTTTGAAATCCTTCACAATCTCGGTAGTGGCGTTTTAGAAGAACTTCGTTTGCATCAAGGATATGCAGCCAAATTGGGTGTAAACTTACAAGAGGCAAAACCGGGAATCGCTACCCGCCACTACACAGATTTTTTATTAGCGACAGCCTGGGGAAGTGGTGTAGGTTTGACAGTAGCTGCGATGACTCCTTGCTTGCGGTTGTATGCTTTTTTGGGACAGCAGCTAGCTAAACCTAATATACCGGAACACGCGTTTAGCGACTGGATTTTCACCTATAGCAGCCGGGATTTTGAGATTTTAGCAAAACGGCTGGAAAGTTTGGTCGATCGCTACGCAGAAGCTGGACCGGAAGTCGAAGCAACCTATCGCTACGCTATGCTGTGCGAAAGGGGTGCATCTCAGTTTGGCAAATACATCAAATTGAAAGTTGACCGTTGA
- the psbV2 gene encoding photosystem II cytochrome PsbV2: MLRRGAVVCFLLGMLIILPLVLLAPQPVLAAADSYVNRYLQASEPVALELDSEGHTRLFSAQDLSAGKVLFEQNCLNCHVGGANLPDPTVSLSLADLKGATPPRNNINSLVAYLRKPMTYDGTEETFWCREVPESWMPQAEIENLAAFVIRAAQKAPGWGAENFES, translated from the coding sequence ATGCTGCGTCGTGGTGCTGTTGTCTGCTTTCTGTTGGGGATGTTAATTATTTTGCCGCTCGTGCTGTTGGCTCCTCAACCTGTTTTGGCTGCTGCCGATTCTTACGTGAATAGGTATTTACAAGCCAGCGAACCTGTGGCTCTGGAGTTGGACTCTGAGGGACATACTCGCTTGTTTTCGGCTCAGGATTTGTCTGCGGGCAAGGTATTGTTCGAGCAAAATTGCCTGAATTGTCACGTCGGAGGAGCTAATTTGCCCGATCCGACGGTATCTCTGTCTTTGGCTGACCTCAAAGGGGCAACGCCTCCCCGCAACAACATCAATAGTCTGGTGGCATATCTGAGAAAACCGATGACTTATGACGGTACTGAAGAGACTTTTTGGTGCCGCGAAGTGCCGGAAAGCTGGATGCCACAGGCTGAGATTGAAAATTTAGCGGCTTTTGTGATCCGGGCTGCTCAGAAAGCTCCGGGCTGGGGCGCGGAGAATTTTGAGAGTTGA
- the psbV gene encoding photosystem II cytochrome c-550 produces the protein MLKRYFIALTAVFLSFQLFVSSAMAIELSPELRTLPLNDKGTPVVLSLKQVEQGKRLFNSACAQCHAAGMTKTDPNVNLSPETLALANPPRNNIESLVDYMKNPTTYDGFEEISELHPSMKSADIFPEMRNLSDDDLYAIAGHILLQPKIVSKQWAGGKGAR, from the coding sequence ATGCTTAAAAGATATTTCATTGCTCTCACCGCTGTATTCTTGAGCTTTCAGTTATTTGTCAGCAGTGCGATGGCTATCGAACTGAGTCCTGAACTTCGCACTCTGCCTTTGAATGACAAGGGTACTCCAGTGGTGCTGAGCCTCAAACAAGTTGAGCAAGGCAAACGCCTGTTCAATTCGGCTTGCGCTCAATGTCACGCTGCGGGGATGACAAAAACTGATCCGAACGTGAATTTGAGCCCGGAAACTCTGGCTTTGGCGAACCCGCCCCGGAATAATATTGAGTCGCTGGTGGATTACATGAAAAATCCTACGACTTATGACGGGTTTGAGGAAATTTCGGAACTGCATCCGAGCATGAAGAGTGCGGATATTTTCCCTGAGATGAGAAATCTCTCGGATGACGATTTGTACGCAATTGCCGGTCACATTTTGTTGCAGCCGAAAATTGTCTCCAAGCAGTGGGCTGGTGGCAAAGGCGCTCGCTAA
- the accD gene encoding acetyl-CoA carboxylase, carboxyltransferase subunit beta: MSLFDWFANRRKSVPNSQERPEREIADGLWNKCEACGALSYTKDLRANQMVCLECGHHIRVYSDDRIEQLIDPNTWVPLNEGLHATDPLKFRDRKKYSDRLREFQEKTGHLDAVETGTGKLENLPVALGVMEFQFIGGSMGSVVGEKLTRLIEHATRERLPAIVVCASGGARMQEGMLSLMQMAKISGALERHREARLLYIPILTHPTTGGVTASFAMLGDIIIAEPKATVAFTGGRVIEQTLREKLPENYQTSEYSFAHGFVDLIVPRTQLKKTLGQLISLHQPQPFLAGSEFSALEASDSHALPPQTHAVKLSP, encoded by the coding sequence ATGTCTCTATTTGATTGGTTTGCAAATCGACGAAAATCAGTACCGAACTCCCAAGAACGGCCGGAACGAGAAATTGCGGACGGACTTTGGAATAAATGCGAAGCTTGCGGTGCCCTGAGTTATACCAAAGACCTGCGAGCAAATCAAATGGTTTGCTTGGAATGCGGGCATCATATCAGAGTTTACAGTGACGATCGCATCGAGCAGTTGATCGATCCCAATACCTGGGTGCCCCTTAACGAAGGACTGCACGCCACCGATCCCCTGAAATTTCGCGATCGAAAAAAATATAGCGATCGACTCCGAGAATTTCAAGAAAAAACAGGCCACCTAGACGCCGTAGAAACAGGCACCGGCAAACTAGAAAATTTGCCAGTCGCCCTCGGAGTCATGGAATTTCAATTCATCGGCGGCAGCATGGGCTCAGTTGTCGGAGAAAAGCTGACTCGCCTCATCGAACACGCCACGCGGGAACGCTTGCCCGCGATCGTGGTGTGCGCTTCCGGTGGTGCAAGAATGCAAGAAGGAATGCTCAGCTTGATGCAAATGGCTAAAATTTCCGGGGCTCTGGAACGCCACCGGGAAGCGAGACTGCTTTACATCCCGATTTTGACCCACCCGACCACCGGCGGCGTCACCGCTAGTTTTGCCATGCTGGGAGACATTATAATTGCAGAGCCAAAAGCTACTGTGGCCTTTACGGGCGGCCGGGTAATCGAGCAAACTCTGCGCGAAAAGCTGCCGGAAAATTATCAAACTTCCGAATACTCCTTCGCCCACGGTTTTGTAGACTTGATCGTACCCCGGACTCAATTAAAGAAAACTCTCGGTCAGCTCATCAGCCTCCACCAGCCCCAGCCTTTCTTGGCCGGCTCGGAATTCTCCGCCCTCGAAGCCAGCGACAGTCACGCTTTGCCCCCGCAGACTCACGCTGTCAAACTTTCTCCCTAA
- a CDS encoding CHAD domain-containing protein produces the protein MNVKTSAKVKTQVKTLGDAASGAIEKYFRKSVAHEAEVIKDKDAEELHQMRVGLRRLRSAVTGFAPVLDWPKEASERKIGKVGRILGTLRDLDVMLESLQNRYYPNLSADEQEVLDKALLNLLKQRHRALKEVRAILEHKSYESLKQSIEDWLEKPKFQAIEHLPIAEVLPDLLLPQVSEFFLHPAWLLGTEYEEGKVKVADDLNAEAVEEKLAAEGTILHDLRKQAKRVRYLMNLFGDFYSETYEVYVEDVKAVQECLGDIQDSEVLGEFLTDFVDRDLKKELPKLAGLLAENRYAAWQKWQVLQRRYLSSEIRQGLRSTLIHPVVEDAAKVEASQP, from the coding sequence ATGAACGTAAAAACATCAGCAAAAGTTAAAACTCAAGTTAAAACTCTCGGAGACGCTGCATCTGGGGCGATTGAGAAATATTTCCGCAAAAGTGTAGCGCACGAGGCTGAAGTTATCAAAGACAAAGACGCCGAAGAACTTCATCAAATGCGCGTGGGATTGAGACGTTTGCGATCGGCTGTGACTGGTTTTGCTCCGGTTTTAGATTGGCCAAAAGAGGCTTCTGAACGTAAAATTGGTAAGGTGGGCCGGATTCTGGGAACGCTCAGGGATTTGGATGTGATGCTCGAAAGTCTCCAAAACCGCTATTACCCGAATTTGTCGGCTGACGAACAGGAAGTTTTGGATAAGGCTTTGTTGAATTTGCTCAAACAGCGACACCGGGCTTTGAAAGAGGTGAGGGCGATTTTAGAGCACAAAAGCTACGAATCGCTGAAGCAGTCGATCGAGGATTGGCTGGAAAAACCGAAGTTTCAGGCGATCGAACATTTACCAATTGCTGAGGTTTTGCCAGATTTACTGTTACCTCAAGTCAGCGAGTTTTTCCTGCATCCGGCTTGGCTGTTGGGCACAGAATATGAAGAGGGCAAAGTTAAAGTTGCTGATGATTTGAATGCTGAGGCTGTCGAAGAGAAGTTAGCAGCGGAGGGAACTATTCTGCACGATTTGCGGAAGCAAGCTAAGCGGGTTCGCTATTTGATGAATCTGTTTGGGGATTTTTACAGCGAGACTTACGAAGTTTATGTCGAAGATGTGAAAGCTGTTCAGGAATGTTTGGGCGATATTCAAGACAGTGAAGTTTTAGGGGAGTTTCTGACAGATTTTGTAGATCGCGATCTGAAAAAAGAGTTGCCGAAATTGGCTGGTTTGTTGGCCGAAAATCGCTACGCAGCTTGGCAAAAATGGCAGGTTTTGCAGCGCAGGTATTTGAGTTCGGAAATTCGGCAAGGTTTGCGATCTACTTTAATTCATCCTGTGGTTGAAGATGCTGCTAAGGTAGAAGCCTCGCAGCCATAA
- the petJ gene encoding cytochrome c6 PetJ: MKRLLSIALLAIAIFTVGFGRPALAGDAANGAKIFSANCAACHIGGGNVVMAMKTLKKEALEKYGMNSLEAITTQVTKGKNAMPAFAGRLKPEQIEDVATYVLSQSEKDWKG; this comes from the coding sequence TTGAAAAGACTCTTATCGATCGCCCTGTTAGCGATCGCAATTTTTACCGTTGGCTTTGGCCGCCCTGCTTTGGCAGGAGATGCCGCTAACGGAGCTAAAATCTTTAGCGCCAACTGTGCTGCTTGTCACATCGGTGGCGGCAACGTGGTTATGGCTATGAAAACCTTGAAAAAGGAAGCTCTTGAAAAGTACGGCATGAATTCTCTGGAAGCTATTACCACTCAGGTAACTAAGGGCAAAAATGCTATGCCTGCTTTCGCCGGCCGCTTGAAGCCCGAACAAATCGAGGATGTAGCAACCTACGTGCTCTCGCAATCTGAGAAAGACTGGAAAGGCTAA
- a CDS encoding helix-turn-helix domain-containing protein, producing the protein MARILKITIEESVEFLEKKLKNTRTASQRERIQVLWLKTGQVQQHQELANRLGRDKSTISRWLQKYRRGGLSELLLVKKAPGQEPHLTGDVLEGLKERLATGVPFKSYGAIVEWLNSEYNLFLTYATVYAWVHYRLQALTESATSAKCFTGRRSSGAF; encoded by the coding sequence ATGGCTCGTATTTTAAAAATCACAATTGAAGAAAGCGTAGAATTTTTAGAAAAAAAACTAAAAAATACTCGTACTGCCAGTCAAAGAGAACGAATACAAGTATTATGGTTAAAAACAGGGCAAGTACAGCAGCATCAAGAATTAGCGAATCGTTTGGGGAGAGACAAATCTACGATAAGCAGGTGGTTGCAAAAGTATCGACGGGGTGGATTGTCGGAATTATTGTTGGTAAAAAAAGCCCCAGGACAAGAACCACACTTGACAGGTGATGTATTAGAAGGACTAAAAGAACGTTTGGCAACAGGAGTCCCCTTCAAAAGCTACGGGGCAATTGTGGAATGGCTCAACAGCGAGTATAATCTATTCCTTACTTATGCAACAGTCTATGCCTGGGTGCATTATCGTCTCCAAGCTCTCACTGAAAGTGCCACGTCCGCAAAGTGCTTTACAGGACGTAGAAGCAGTGGAGCTTTTTAA
- a CDS encoding ISKra4 family transposase (programmed frameshift), which translates to MTPSDQQQLKAHLKAVAKILYRNTEPTELKTFESIEKAVRQKMLSEVGPEIGSFFFPAVSGIQTGKPRKIKSIIGSLDITDNQAKYFGLKAYSQFSPLMENCCLLISANESYQMAEKDLEKFTGIKISHSTLQRLVKRQELELPTSQQGVKEITLDGGKVRLRNATKGESCYWKDYKAVCLDNIYAGAFFQNNQDLIDWTNSQKLLHPMYCLGDGHAGIWNIFKEIGDNEQRQEILDWYHLKENLYKVGGSIKRLKLAENMLWQGKVDEVINLFKDFKGQAFKTFCNYLDTHRCRIVNYQYYKEESISSIGSGTVESTIKRIGLRVKISGAQWNIENVSSMLALRCAYLNGQLSI; encoded by the exons ATGACACCCTCAGACCAACAACAACTAAAAGCCCACTTAAAAGCGGTAGCAAAAATTCTTTACAGAAATACAGAGCCAACTGAGTTAAAAACTTTTGAAAGTATAGAAAAAGCAGTCCGTCAGAAAATGTTATCAGAGGTTGGTCCAGAAATAGGTAGCTTTTTTTTTC CAGCAGTATCAGGAATTCAAACAGGAAAACCCCGAAAAATAAAATCAATAATCGGATCGCTCGACATTACAGATAATCAGGCAAAATATTTTGGCTTAAAAGCTTACAGTCAATTTAGTCCCCTGATGGAAAATTGCTGTCTTTTAATCAGTGCTAACGAATCTTATCAAATGGCAGAAAAAGATTTGGAAAAATTTACTGGGATCAAAATTTCTCACAGTACATTACAAAGATTAGTCAAAAGACAAGAATTGGAATTGCCTACATCTCAACAAGGAGTCAAAGAAATTACATTGGATGGCGGTAAAGTCAGACTACGCAACGCAACCAAGGGCGAGAGCTGTTACTGGAAAGACTATAAAGCCGTGTGTTTAGATAATATTTATGCGGGAGCGTTTTTTCAAAATAATCAAGATTTAATTGATTGGACTAATAGCCAAAAATTACTACATCCTATGTATTGCCTCGGAGATGGCCATGCCGGAATTTGGAACATATTTAAAGAAATTGGAGACAATGAACAAAGACAAGAAATCTTAGATTGGTATCATCTGAAAGAAAATCTCTACAAGGTAGGGGGTTCAATAAAACGATTGAAATTAGCCGAAAATATGTTATGGCAAGGCAAAGTTGATGAAGTTATAAATTTATTTAAAGACTTTAAAGGTCAAGCATTTAAAACGTTTTGCAATTATTTAGATACCCATCGCTGCCGAATAGTAAATTACCAATACTACAAAGAAGAATCCATAAGTTCGATTGGTTCTGGAACAGTGGAATCAACAATAAAACGCATTGGATTAAGGGTAAAAATATCGGGAGCGCAATGGAATATTGAGAACGTTTCCTCTATGCTTGCTCTTCGCTGTGCTTATCTCAACGGTCAACTTTCAATTTGA
- a CDS encoding glutathione S-transferase family protein — MLKLYEYSPSGNCYKIRLLLTQLNIPFARRERDILKGETRTPEFLIKNPNGRIPVLEIEAGEFLFESNAIMFYLSEGTEFFPSDKFERAQVMQWLFFEQYSHEPFIATSRFWYLTGKAEEYKEALQQKQAPGYAALGVMEQHLANHAFFVGDRYTIADIGLFAYTHVADEGGFDLTRFPAIQTWSDRVKSQPGYISIQQ, encoded by the coding sequence ATGTTGAAACTTTACGAATATTCTCCCTCTGGTAATTGCTACAAAATTCGCTTGCTTTTAACTCAGCTTAATATTCCCTTCGCGAGGAGAGAGAGAGACATTCTCAAAGGAGAAACTCGAACTCCTGAGTTTTTAATTAAAAATCCTAACGGGCGTATTCCTGTTTTAGAAATAGAAGCGGGTGAATTTTTATTTGAATCAAATGCAATTATGTTTTATTTGAGTGAAGGAACAGAATTTTTCCCCAGTGATAAATTTGAACGCGCCCAAGTCATGCAGTGGTTATTCTTTGAACAATACAGCCATGAACCTTTTATTGCGACTTCTCGCTTTTGGTATTTGACAGGTAAAGCTGAGGAATACAAGGAAGCACTTCAACAAAAACAAGCACCGGGTTATGCTGCTTTGGGAGTGATGGAACAGCATTTAGCAAACCATGCTTTTTTTGTAGGCGATCGCTATACCATTGCTGACATAGGTTTATTTGCTTACACTCACGTTGCTGACGAAGGTGGATTTGATTTAACCAGATTTCCAGCAATTCAAACTTGGAGCGATCGGGTAAAAAGTCAGCCTGGATATATCAGCATTCAGCAATAA